The sequence below is a genomic window from Candidatus Eisenbacteria bacterium.
GAGAGGGGAGGGATCGTCTCCGAGGGACGTCGGCGCAAAAATGTTGGTTTTTCCCGACGGCTCGATTTCCGGAACCATAGGCGGCGGCAATTTCGAAAAGATGGTAGTTGATGACTGCCTCAGCCTGTTCGGGGGCAGTGTTTCTCCGACGGGCCCGCGCACGCTTCTCAAGACGTACAGATTCTCACGAAGCGGCCCCGATGCGACGGGGATGTGTTGCGGTGGAGAGGCGGATGTTTTCATGGAACTTCTGGCGCCACCCGAACGACTGCTCATCTTCGGCGGGGGACACATCGCCAGAGCTCTGGTCGGAATCGCGGCCTCCCTGGATTTCAGAATCACAATAGTCGATGACAGACCCGAGATTCTCGACCAGTATCGGAAACCGGTCGAGACCATTCTGACCGACCCGGAATATGAAGAGAGCTTCCCACGGCTTGAT
It includes:
- a CDS encoding XdhC/CoxI family protein → MDIFEEAAEKRGEGHTFVLATMVRGEGSSPRDVGAKMLVFPDGSISGTIGGGNFEKMVVDDCLSLFGGSVSPTGPRTLLKTYRFSRSGPDATGMCCGGEADVFMELLAPPERLLIFGGGHIARALVGIAASLDFRITIVDDRPEILDQYRKPVETILTDPEYEESFPRLDENCFVVIVTRSHVVDRRVLAKVIRENVAYLGMIGSKTKIAETVAFLKAYGIEESFSGKVHTPIGLDIGAEGPHEIAVSIAAELIAVRRKGAGSC